One Calditrichia bacterium DNA window includes the following coding sequences:
- a CDS encoding heme-binding domain-containing protein — MKRIKKTLLVILAIILIVFITIQFIQPARNISGQVLQTDMSNIYNIPQNVSALFKNDCYDCHSNNTNYPWYSKIQPVGWLLEADIKNGKAKLNFSEFGSLSSRRKISKLRNIESRIKDGTMPLQAYQLMHPSAQLTKEEKQLLIDWIQNTRDSIALKR; from the coding sequence ATGAAGCGTATTAAAAAAACATTGCTTGTAATACTGGCAATAATACTAATTGTATTTATAACCATTCAATTTATACAGCCTGCCCGCAATATTAGCGGGCAGGTATTGCAAACGGACATGTCAAACATATACAACATTCCCCAAAATGTATCCGCTCTTTTTAAAAATGATTGTTACGATTGCCATAGTAACAATACAAACTATCCCTGGTATTCCAAAATTCAACCTGTTGGATGGTTATTAGAAGCAGATATTAAAAATGGTAAAGCCAAACTTAACTTTAGCGAATTTGGCTCTCTTTCTTCAAGAAGAAAGATAAGTAAATTACGGAATATTGAAAGCAGAATTAAGGATGGCACGATGCCCTTACAGGCTTATCAATTAATGCACCCAAGTGCGCAGTTGACCAAAGAAGAAAAACAGCTACTCATTGATTGGATTCAAAACACAAGAGATAGTATCGCTTTAAAAAGATAA
- a CDS encoding DUF3347 domain-containing protein, with protein sequence MKNICAVIVLAFVFIVNSGEIAIAQDSTDQHQHNKKETTVVKTKDDTVSTSRIVDAKVAVSIKEIVEHYLHLKNALVNDNTKDAAASGKEMVEAMKKLDKSSLTDEQKKIYEDVEDDAKEHAEHIGENAGNIEHQREHFDMLSNDLYDLVKEFGSGQVLYKDFCPMYNGKKGAIWLSEIKEIKNPYYGKKMLTCGSMKEEIK encoded by the coding sequence ATGAAAAACATTTGTGCAGTTATCGTGCTTGCTTTTGTTTTTATAGTGAATTCCGGCGAGATTGCAATTGCCCAAGATTCTACCGATCAACATCAGCATAACAAAAAAGAAACGACGGTCGTTAAAACAAAGGACGACACGGTATCAACATCACGCATTGTAGATGCAAAAGTGGCGGTATCAATTAAGGAAATTGTAGAACACTATTTGCATTTAAAAAATGCTTTGGTTAACGACAATACAAAAGATGCAGCAGCGTCCGGAAAGGAAATGGTTGAAGCAATGAAAAAATTGGATAAATCTTCCCTAACGGATGAACAGAAGAAAATCTATGAAGATGTGGAGGATGATGCAAAAGAACATGCTGAGCATATTGGCGAGAATGCCGGCAATATCGAGCATCAGCGTGAACATTTTGATATGCTTAGTAATGATTTGTACGATTTGGTAAAAGAATTTGGCAGCGGACAGGTATTATATAAGGACTTTTGCCCTATGTATAATGGTAAGAAAGGTGCAATTTGGTTAAGCGAAATAAAAGAAATAAAAAATCCATACTATGGTAAAAAAATGCTGACATGTGGTTCGATGAAAGAAGAAATTAAATAA
- a CDS encoding type II glyceraldehyde-3-phosphate dehydrogenase gives MSTTRIRVAINGYGVIGKRVADAVQLQPDMELIGVADIVSDYRVKAAVVLGLPVFSALPEKTGEMKNAGIPVTGTLEELLGEIDVMVDCTPKGIGAKNLERYRAARVKAIYQGGEKHSLTGNSFVAQANYESALGRDATRVVSCNTTSTVRTLTALRNAGLLKKARGVLIRRATDPWESDHSGIMNTVVPEKDIPSHQGPDARTVAPELDVVTIAAKAAHTQTHNHYWIVELTRSASREEVLEAFRTAPRIAFIRMADGIVALNSTIELMKDLGRPRGDMWEVALWEDVLTINGNELYYTYQVYNEAIVTPENIDAIRALAGSVTDGRESIRITDQAMGMRREFLIK, from the coding sequence ATGTCAACAACTAGAATAAGAGTAGCCATCAATGGCTATGGTGTCATCGGCAAGCGTGTAGCGGACGCAGTGCAATTGCAACCCGACATGGAACTGATTGGCGTGGCTGACATTGTCAGCGACTACCGGGTGAAAGCGGCGGTGGTTCTGGGCCTGCCGGTCTTCAGCGCGCTGCCAGAAAAAACAGGAGAAATGAAGAATGCCGGCATCCCGGTCACCGGTACTTTGGAGGAATTGCTTGGAGAGATTGATGTCATGGTCGATTGCACTCCCAAGGGCATCGGTGCCAAAAACCTGGAGCGCTACCGCGCTGCCCGGGTTAAGGCCATTTACCAGGGCGGCGAGAAGCACAGCCTTACCGGGAACTCTTTTGTTGCCCAGGCCAATTATGAAAGCGCATTGGGCCGCGATGCCACCCGGGTGGTTTCCTGCAACACTACAAGTACAGTCCGTACTCTTACAGCTCTTCGTAATGCCGGCTTGCTAAAGAAAGCTCGCGGCGTACTTATCCGCCGAGCTACCGATCCCTGGGAATCCGACCACAGTGGAATTATGAATACGGTAGTGCCGGAGAAGGATATTCCCAGCCACCAGGGACCGGACGCTCGGACGGTGGCGCCGGAGCTTGACGTGGTGACCATTGCCGCCAAAGCCGCCCATACCCAAACACACAATCACTATTGGATAGTGGAACTGACCCGCAGCGCCAGCCGCGAAGAAGTGCTGGAAGCTTTCCGCACCGCCCCGCGTATTGCTTTCATTCGCATGGCTGACGGCATTGTGGCGCTCAACAGCACCATCGAGTTGATGAAAGACCTGGGCCGGCCACGCGGTGATATGTGGGAAGTTGCCCTGTGGGAAGACGTCCTGACAATAAACGGGAACGAACTCTACTACACCTACCAAGTCTACAATGAGGCCATCGTTACCCCGGAAAATATTGACGCCATCCGCGCCCTGGCTGGCAGCGTGACCGATGGGCGGGAATCTATCCGCATCACCGACCAGGCAATGGGTATGCGGAGAGAATTTCTAATTAAATAA
- a CDS encoding patatin-like phospholipase family protein: MTKNNNLEWAKMMKRLKEIFSRREKKRLAPTVGLALGGGGVRGLAHAGILSVLEKENIPLHAIAGSSMGAIIAAAYTLNPGYSKESLTGLMLELNAVVPKRLKSPGPEEPSLLNRFRQFINLERFILTTISGWGVFPEQLVIEALNKITLEKNLQDARIPIAAVATDLISGEEVVFKEGPATIALQASSALPGFFPPVHLDGRLLVDGAIVDVVPVDVVHQMGANIVIAVDVDQEEVKPEVRNGMEAFLRSVELCSRHHKQHYLKKADLIIRPDFGQPVQTFDVTKSQLCIEAGVQAAEQALPDIWKLLNS; the protein is encoded by the coding sequence ATGACTAAAAATAACAACCTTGAATGGGCCAAAATGATGAAGAGGCTTAAAGAGATCTTTTCCCGCCGGGAGAAGAAGCGTCTGGCGCCAACCGTAGGGCTGGCGCTGGGCGGCGGTGGGGTACGGGGGCTGGCCCATGCCGGGATTCTATCGGTTTTGGAAAAGGAGAATATTCCTCTTCACGCCATTGCTGGCAGCAGTATGGGGGCAATTATCGCGGCGGCTTATACCCTCAATCCCGGTTACAGCAAAGAGAGCCTGACCGGCTTGATGCTGGAGCTGAACGCCGTGGTTCCGAAAAGACTCAAATCTCCCGGTCCTGAAGAACCCTCCCTTTTGAACCGTTTTCGGCAATTTATAAACCTGGAACGGTTCATTTTAACCACCATTTCCGGCTGGGGCGTTTTCCCGGAACAACTGGTTATCGAAGCGTTGAACAAAATTACCTTGGAAAAAAATTTACAGGATGCGCGGATTCCTATAGCGGCAGTGGCCACCGACTTGATCAGCGGTGAAGAGGTCGTTTTTAAAGAAGGCCCGGCAACTATCGCCTTACAGGCAAGTTCCGCGCTGCCGGGGTTTTTCCCGCCGGTGCACCTCGATGGCAGGCTGCTTGTCGATGGCGCCATTGTCGATGTGGTACCGGTGGATGTTGTTCATCAAATGGGCGCCAATATTGTAATTGCCGTGGATGTTGACCAGGAAGAAGTCAAACCGGAAGTGCGCAATGGTATGGAAGCCTTTTTACGCTCGGTAGAGTTGTGCTCGCGTCACCACAAGCAGCACTATTTGAAAAAGGCTGATTTGATCATCCGTCCCGATTTTGGGCAGCCGGTACAAACTTTTGATGTAACAAAGTCACAACTATGCATCGAGGCCGGGGTGCAGGCTGCCGAACAGGCTTTGCCGGACATCTGGAAATTGTTGAACAGTTAG
- a CDS encoding isoprenylcysteine carboxylmethyltransferase family protein, with amino-acid sequence MNEQIAHSGAWGMALIVIVAVSWFLYRYLAPKTWREWASAGVVQAFIIALYAEMYGFPLTIYLLVRFFGLDQTYLNASLWSTLLGLGETGMMISMILGYLILFIGLGIFIAGWRQLYRARQENRLVTDGLYGLVRHPQYTGLFIGIFGEGIVHWPTIFSLVLFPVIVFTYAMLARSEERKMLEQFGEDYRVYQYRVPRFIPRWGQWRTLVRMSRAASADRDQVVSDIDPNPMTQKKND; translated from the coding sequence ATGAACGAACAAATTGCTCATTCAGGCGCATGGGGAATGGCTCTGATTGTGATTGTGGCCGTGTCCTGGTTTCTATATCGTTACCTCGCGCCAAAGACATGGCGAGAGTGGGCTAGCGCCGGGGTAGTTCAGGCTTTTATTATTGCGCTCTACGCCGAGATGTACGGTTTCCCACTCACCATTTACTTGCTGGTTCGCTTCTTCGGCCTCGACCAAACCTATCTAAATGCCAGCCTCTGGTCCACACTGTTGGGCTTAGGCGAGACGGGGATGATGATCTCGATGATCCTCGGTTATCTCATCCTGTTTATTGGCCTGGGGATATTCATTGCAGGATGGCGGCAGCTCTACCGCGCCCGCCAGGAAAACCGGCTCGTTACCGATGGGCTCTACGGGCTGGTACGGCATCCTCAATATACCGGGCTTTTCATTGGGATTTTCGGCGAAGGTATTGTTCACTGGCCGACGATCTTTTCCCTGGTGCTTTTCCCGGTCATTGTTTTTACCTATGCCATGCTCGCGCGAAGTGAAGAGCGCAAAATGCTGGAGCAGTTCGGTGAAGACTACCGGGTTTACCAATATCGTGTACCCAGGTTCATTCCACGTTGGGGACAGTGGCGAACTCTGGTCAGGATGTCGAGGGCCGCTTCCGCTGACCGCGATCAAGTAGTGAGTGACATCGATCCAAATCCGATGACCCAAAAGAAAAATGACTAA
- a CDS encoding isoamylase early set domain-containing protein, which yields MFKKKYSKNNQSCRVTFELPAEVNAEKVSLCGDFNDWNTSAHPLKCRTNGSFSVTISLKPGQDYRFRYLLDGERWENDPAADDYLPNPFGSEDSVVKV from the coding sequence ATGTTTAAGAAAAAATATTCCAAAAACAATCAATCCTGTCGTGTAACATTTGAACTACCTGCTGAAGTGAACGCTGAAAAGGTTTCCCTCTGCGGCGACTTCAACGATTGGAACACAAGCGCCCATCCGTTGAAATGCCGAACGAACGGCAGCTTCAGTGTGACAATTTCGCTTAAGCCGGGACAGGATTACCGTTTCCGCTACCTGCTGGACGGAGAACGCTGGGAAAATGACCCGGCTGCTGACGATTACCTGCCCAATCCTTTTGGCAGCGAGGATTCGGTGGTAAAGGTTTGA
- a CDS encoding IS1 family transposase, with protein MITENFKCRKCQSMNVVKNGSNSVGNPKFKCKDCGFVGVIKTLRKSDEVKEQLIKAAQERVSSRGLGRMFGVSHETALRWIKKS; from the coding sequence ATGATTACAGAAAATTTCAAATGCAGAAAATGTCAATCGATGAATGTGGTCAAAAACGGCTCAAATTCTGTCGGAAACCCTAAATTCAAATGTAAAGATTGTGGGTTTGTCGGCGTTATCAAAACATTACGAAAATCAGATGAGGTTAAGGAACAATTAATCAAGGCAGCGCAGGAACGCGTTTCTTCGCGGGGGCTTGGTCGAATGTTTGGTGTTTCCCACGAAACAGCATTGCGCTGGATAAAAAAAAGCTGA
- a CDS encoding IS1 family transposase, protein MAQTLQPFRKGDVLELDELWSFVYQKSDKKWVWIALCRRTRQIVAYYVGDRDEASCKKFRKRIPKRYRNSIIYSDYWEAYYAVFAKDNHHAVGKNSGQTNHVERWNNTLRQRIPRFIRKTLSFSKSNDMHKLYLKLFIYNYNISL, encoded by the coding sequence ATTGCCCAAACCCTGCAGCCCTTCCGAAAGGGCGATGTACTTGAATTAGATGAGTTATGGTCATTTGTTTATCAAAAGTCTGACAAGAAATGGGTTTGGATCGCTTTATGCCGCAGAACCCGTCAAATTGTTGCTTATTATGTTGGCGACCGGGATGAAGCCAGTTGTAAAAAGTTCCGAAAACGGATACCGAAACGCTATCGGAATAGCATCATATACTCAGACTATTGGGAAGCTTATTATGCCGTATTTGCCAAAGACAACCATCATGCTGTCGGCAAAAACAGTGGTCAAACCAATCATGTTGAGCGATGGAACAATACACTGCGTCAAAGAATTCCTCGTTTCATCAGAAAGACATTATCTTTTTCCAAAAGCAATGATATGCACAAATTGTATCTGAAATTATTTATCTATAACTACAACATATCACTCTAA
- a CDS encoding SHOCT domain-containing protein — MHGIDGFFGSGWMMFLWWALIIFGVITLAKWMFAPKTTIPNNDIPLEILKRRYAKGAISPEEYQKLKHDLNE, encoded by the coding sequence ATGCATGGAATCGATGGTTTTTTTGGAAGTGGATGGATGATGTTTCTTTGGTGGGCATTGATTATTTTCGGCGTCATTACCCTGGCCAAATGGATGTTTGCACCAAAGACAACGATTCCAAATAATGATATTCCGTTGGAAATCCTGAAACGGCGCTATGCCAAAGGTGCAATATCCCCGGAAGAATACCAAAAACTTAAACATGACCTTAATGAATAA
- a CDS encoding IS4 family transposase produces MEVTFEHMLKSLIFFHLEEHTSGRHLLQILQEDAFARSEIAPPDGMKNSTFFEILNNRGLEQFLSVYQALQQQASHMIPKDFKELGDLVAIDGSLIDAVLSMTWADYRDGAKKAKVHLGFDVNRAIPSKIFLTNGKADERPFVDSILQPGQTAVMDRYYQHHQNFDRWQTEGKQFVCRIKANTRKVIINNNQPQSDSIVFFDAMVLLGSEYLNQTERPIRLIGYRVKGKIYWIATNRYDLSAEQVAEIYRLRWRIEDFFKWWKQHLKVYHLISRSYHGLMIQILAGLITYLLLAIYCHNQYNEKSLYQTCSPATYSNSK; encoded by the coding sequence TTGGAAGTTACTTTTGAGCATATGTTGAAATCTCTCATCTTTTTTCATCTGGAAGAACATACTTCCGGGCGGCATCTGCTTCAAATTTTGCAAGAAGACGCGTTTGCCCGAAGTGAGATTGCGCCGCCTGATGGAATGAAGAATAGCACTTTCTTCGAAATTCTTAATAACCGGGGATTGGAACAGTTCCTATCGGTTTATCAGGCGCTGCAGCAACAAGCCAGTCACATGATTCCCAAAGATTTTAAAGAACTGGGCGATCTGGTGGCCATTGACGGCTCTTTAATTGATGCGGTTTTATCTATGACCTGGGCTGACTATCGGGATGGTGCCAAAAAAGCCAAGGTGCATTTGGGGTTTGATGTCAATCGCGCTATCCCCAGCAAGATCTTTTTGACCAATGGCAAAGCCGATGAACGCCCCTTTGTGGACTCAATTCTTCAACCAGGACAAACAGCGGTTATGGATCGCTATTACCAGCATCATCAGAATTTTGATCGCTGGCAAACCGAGGGCAAACAGTTTGTCTGTCGCATTAAAGCCAATACGCGTAAAGTCATTATTAACAATAACCAACCCCAATCTGACAGCATTGTTTTCTTTGATGCAATGGTATTGCTGGGATCTGAATATCTAAACCAAACAGAACGACCGATTCGACTCATTGGCTACCGGGTCAAAGGCAAAATATATTGGATCGCCACCAATCGCTATGATCTGTCGGCAGAGCAAGTTGCTGAAATTTACCGCCTGAGATGGCGCATAGAAGATTTCTTTAAATGGTGGAAACAACATCTCAAAGTTTATCATCTCATCTCCAGAAGCTATCACGGTCTGATGATTCAGATCCTTGCCGGGTTGATTACCTATCTACTCCTTGCAATTTATTGTCATAACCAATATAATGAAAAAAGTCTCTATCAAACGTGTTCGCCAGCTACGTATTCAAATTCAAAATGA
- a CDS encoding rhodanese-like domain-containing protein translates to MNNKFRLFRAITKEESRENSVRYKNDMIVLYCTIGYRSGIYTRKLLKRNFQAFNLIGGVLAWAHAGQLFAGLDGETKKVHIYGKKWNLLPQGYEAVW, encoded by the coding sequence GTGAACAACAAGTTTCGATTATTCAGGGCGATCACTAAAGAGGAATCGAGAGAAAATTCGGTTCGATATAAAAACGATATGATTGTGCTCTACTGCACCATTGGCTATCGTAGCGGCATATACACACGAAAACTCCTGAAAAGGAATTTCCAGGCTTTTAATTTGATTGGCGGCGTGCTGGCCTGGGCTCATGCCGGGCAACTCTTCGCCGGATTGGATGGGGAAACCAAAAAGGTTCATATATACGGCAAGAAATGGAATTTGCTGCCCCAGGGGTATGAAGCGGTTTGGTAA
- a CDS encoding response regulator produces the protein MFKILVVEDDPAQRMLFEMEISEMGFTTIIARDGVEAIDEFHRNQPDLVILDLQLPHQDGLIALRNLLSVNPTIPVIIHTAYTRYKHTDLSCAAEAYIIKSSNLEELKNTVKRILKIRIKA, from the coding sequence ATGTTTAAAATACTGGTTGTTGAAGATGACCCCGCTCAGCGGATGCTATTTGAAATGGAGATTTCTGAGATGGGTTTTACTACTATTATAGCCAGAGACGGTGTGGAAGCCATAGATGAATTCCATCGGAATCAACCTGACCTGGTGATACTGGATTTGCAATTGCCCCATCAAGATGGACTCATTGCATTGCGTAACCTGCTGAGTGTCAATCCCACGATACCGGTGATAATTCATACCGCTTATACCCGTTATAAGCATACTGATCTTAGTTGTGCCGCTGAGGCATATATCATTAAATCATCGAATCTTGAGGAACTAAAAAACACCGTCAAAAGAATCCTCAAAATTAGAATAAAGGCATAA
- a CDS encoding site-2 protease family protein, translating to MKPSREFHHILIMVLSCLLPLFLIFILVSNGTAVNLVFFWLAIFICCLVMLYFMDYAPLTDETEASEEQIVKPDRKIDSSIVQDITDIFKPLTHYRVHGQLVVEGRLLEASEGAYQKLKDRFAPQNLTPVLQEDDAGRVLLTFTTQGVLTSDESKRFPWLNFVLFILTLITTTWAGAAHQGIDLLKDPQNFVAGLPYSLALMLILGAHELGHYFTARAHGMKVTLPYFIPIPFALGTFGAFIQMKSPTENRRALFDVGISGPIIGLIFAIPALLIGLQYSTVVSGAAETDLLHGGADIGSSMLLAVITKMALGEAVTEGHRLVLHPLAFSGWLGLLVTALNLLPIGQLDGGHIAHALFGRKKGDAIGQVALFSLFLLGLFVWSGFLVWAIIVFFIAGTKSAPPLNDVSPLDRSRVALGAVAFVLLILILIPVPHALYQTMGIHCPYV from the coding sequence ATGAAACCATCCAGAGAGTTCCATCATATTTTGATTATGGTATTGAGCTGTTTGCTGCCGTTGTTTCTCATTTTTATTCTGGTCTCCAACGGCACGGCTGTTAATCTCGTTTTCTTCTGGTTGGCAATCTTTATATGTTGCCTGGTGATGTTATATTTTATGGATTATGCCCCTCTAACAGACGAAACAGAGGCATCAGAGGAACAAATCGTTAAACCGGATCGCAAAATCGATTCATCCATCGTTCAGGACATTACCGATATTTTTAAGCCCCTGACCCACTATCGGGTGCATGGACAATTGGTTGTGGAAGGGCGATTGCTGGAAGCCTCGGAAGGTGCCTATCAAAAACTCAAGGACCGGTTCGCACCCCAAAACTTGACTCCGGTGCTTCAGGAAGATGACGCCGGCAGGGTTCTGCTGACGTTCACTACACAGGGTGTGCTAACCTCAGATGAATCCAAACGCTTCCCGTGGCTCAATTTTGTGTTATTTATCCTCACTTTAATCACTACAACTTGGGCTGGTGCCGCACACCAAGGCATAGATTTGCTGAAGGATCCGCAAAATTTTGTTGCTGGGCTACCGTATTCTCTGGCGTTAATGCTCATTCTCGGCGCGCATGAACTGGGGCACTATTTTACTGCACGGGCGCACGGTATGAAAGTGACACTGCCTTATTTTATACCCATTCCATTTGCCCTGGGAACGTTCGGCGCGTTCATTCAGATGAAATCACCCACTGAAAATCGCCGAGCCCTTTTTGATGTAGGTATTTCCGGCCCTATTATCGGATTAATTTTTGCGATACCGGCGTTGCTCATCGGGTTACAATATTCCACCGTGGTTTCCGGCGCTGCCGAAACGGATTTGCTCCATGGCGGAGCGGATATTGGTTCGTCTATGTTGCTGGCTGTAATCACCAAAATGGCGCTGGGTGAAGCAGTTACAGAAGGGCACCGGCTGGTGCTACATCCCCTGGCGTTTTCAGGCTGGCTGGGGTTGTTGGTCACAGCGTTGAATCTGCTACCCATCGGACAACTCGATGGCGGACACATCGCCCATGCCTTATTTGGCAGAAAGAAAGGCGATGCCATTGGGCAAGTGGCTTTATTCTCATTATTTTTACTCGGATTGTTTGTCTGGAGTGGCTTTCTGGTATGGGCCATTATCGTCTTTTTTATTGCCGGTACAAAAAGCGCACCACCCCTCAACGACGTTAGTCCACTGGATAGAAGCCGAGTGGCATTGGGTGCTGTGGCGTTTGTCTTGTTGATTTTGATTCTCATTCCAGTGCCGCACGCGCTTTATCAAACGATGGGCATCCATTGCCCTTATGTATAG
- a CDS encoding Rieske 2Fe-2S domain-containing protein: protein MDHERQKPELTGKKSRRSFLNVILGSSLFGFITALIYPIGKFLIPPRDSGEATPNSIIAGKLDELNPDSFKIIKFGRQPVILIRIDTGELRAFSSICTHLDCIVKYRSDFKHIWCACHNGHYDLNGINIAGPPPRPLATFKVYVSAGKIFISKEPSSV from the coding sequence ATGGACCACGAACGACAAAAACCGGAGCTAACCGGAAAAAAATCACGCCGGTCATTTTTGAATGTCATACTCGGCAGTAGTTTATTTGGGTTTATCACCGCCTTGATTTACCCTATTGGTAAATTTTTAATCCCCCCACGGGATAGTGGAGAAGCAACGCCTAATTCAATTATTGCCGGGAAATTAGATGAACTGAATCCCGATAGTTTCAAAATCATAAAATTTGGCAGACAACCGGTTATTCTGATCAGAATCGATACTGGTGAGCTGAGAGCATTCAGCTCTATTTGCACCCATCTGGATTGTATTGTTAAATATCGCAGTGATTTTAAACATATTTGGTGCGCTTGTCATAATGGACATTATGATCTCAATGGTATTAATATTGCCGGTCCGCCACCACGCCCATTAGCAACATTTAAAGTTTATGTCTCTGCTGGGAAAATTTTTATTTCGAAGGAACCATCCTCAGTCTGA
- a CDS encoding NAD(P)/FAD-dependent oxidoreductase has product MNDRRVHIIGAGPAGLVAAINLARDNYEVIVHEQKEDVGWRFNGDFQGIENWSSEEDALDFLNTIGVFVNFRCEACRNLDFYGPNLHKVRFKTERPLFYLIERGVMEWSLDQGLKRQALAEGVKFKWNDKLQTLPSGWVIVGTGPKAADAIAKGIVFQTSHPDMCVGFLDNRIAPKAYAYLLVNNHKATFATCLFENFHNERPYFAQALQILQKTVNLDIKEPQEFGGYVNFFLKPSAVKHGRILYVGENAGFQDALWGFGLRYAMLSGYLAAVSIKTGLFYDNLCKQHIKPHLETSLANRWLFAHLGNWGYNRLLNHAQKEADVLAALRTHFQPTWVKLLLFQVARRWYRTRLLDKQCMHQDCNCVWCRHGKDVHQDQLNCLIHKNYEVQS; this is encoded by the coding sequence ATGAATGATCGTCGTGTACACATCATCGGTGCAGGGCCGGCCGGTTTGGTAGCCGCCATTAACCTGGCACGTGATAACTATGAAGTCATCGTACATGAGCAGAAAGAAGATGTCGGGTGGCGGTTCAACGGTGATTTTCAGGGCATCGAAAACTGGTCATCCGAAGAAGACGCCCTCGATTTTTTAAACACTATCGGTGTGTTTGTCAATTTCCGTTGCGAAGCTTGCCGCAACTTAGATTTTTATGGTCCGAATTTACATAAGGTGAGGTTCAAAACGGAACGTCCTCTTTTTTACTTAATCGAAAGAGGAGTCATGGAATGGTCGCTCGACCAGGGGCTTAAACGCCAGGCGTTAGCCGAGGGCGTCAAATTTAAGTGGAATGATAAACTACAGACCCTACCCTCAGGCTGGGTCATTGTGGGAACCGGGCCGAAAGCGGCGGATGCTATCGCCAAAGGCATCGTCTTTCAGACCTCCCACCCCGATATGTGTGTCGGTTTTCTGGATAATCGCATAGCTCCCAAAGCCTATGCCTATCTATTGGTAAATAACCATAAAGCAACATTTGCAACCTGTCTTTTTGAAAATTTTCATAATGAGCGCCCCTATTTCGCTCAGGCTTTACAAATTTTACAGAAAACGGTCAATCTCGATATTAAGGAGCCGCAGGAATTTGGAGGGTATGTCAATTTTTTTCTCAAGCCTTCCGCTGTTAAACACGGTCGGATTCTCTATGTGGGTGAAAACGCCGGTTTTCAGGACGCGCTATGGGGATTTGGATTGCGATATGCTATGCTTTCCGGCTACCTGGCGGCCGTGAGTATCAAAACGGGACTGTTTTATGACAATCTCTGCAAACAGCACATCAAGCCACATTTGGAAACTTCACTGGCAAATCGCTGGTTGTTTGCTCATTTGGGAAATTGGGGTTACAATCGCTTATTGAACCACGCCCAAAAAGAAGCCGATGTGCTGGCCGCTTTGCGAACACACTTCCAGCCGACCTGGGTAAAATTGCTACTATTCCAGGTCGCCAGACGGTGGTATAGAACCCGTTTGTTAGATAAACAATGCATGCACCAGGATTGCAACTGCGTCTGGTGCCGGCACGGCAAGGATGTTCATCAAGACCAATTAAATTGTTTGATTCATAAAAATTATGAGGTGCAATCATGA
- a CDS encoding isoprenylcysteine carboxylmethyltransferase family protein, producing MHESYDYGIWSMVIFNVILFGAFVLGFLRPKKKYEWRTLGVFAAFIIALFTEMYGFPLTIYFLISLFGDKLGIVDPFQHVNGHLLGSLFGAPEWIKLIICQIGGFVMLIGLIMMGKGWRKIHEAKGELVTDGIYAYMRHPQYSGLFLITIGMLIQWPTLITLIMWPVLMYAYYRLAMREERAVETQFGETYQQYRESVPAFIPRVNRHDKSDLLSKNPAKEVQ from the coding sequence ATGCACGAATCATATGACTACGGCATCTGGTCAATGGTCATTTTCAACGTGATCCTTTTCGGAGCGTTTGTGCTGGGATTTCTTCGACCTAAAAAGAAATACGAATGGCGAACCCTCGGGGTATTCGCCGCCTTTATTATCGCTCTCTTTACCGAGATGTATGGATTTCCGTTGACCATCTATTTTCTCATTTCCCTTTTCGGTGACAAATTGGGCATAGTAGATCCCTTTCAGCACGTCAACGGCCACCTGTTAGGTTCGCTGTTCGGTGCACCGGAATGGATCAAATTGATCATTTGCCAAATAGGTGGATTCGTTATGTTAATTGGGTTGATTATGATGGGAAAAGGCTGGAGAAAAATCCATGAGGCAAAGGGCGAATTGGTCACGGATGGCATTTATGCTTATATGCGCCATCCCCAATACTCCGGCCTCTTTCTCATCACGATTGGCATGCTCATCCAGTGGCCGACGCTGATTACTCTGATCATGTGGCCAGTTCTCATGTATGCATACTATCGGCTGGCCATGCGGGAAGAAAGAGCTGTGGAAACGCAGTTTGGCGAGACCTATCAGCAATACCGGGAAAGCGTTCCCGCTTTTATCCCCCGGGTTAACAGGCACGACAAATCCGATTTACTATCTAAAAACCCGGCAAAGGAAGTGCAATGA